The following are encoded together in the Pleurocapsa sp. FMAR1 genome:
- a CDS encoding head-tail joining protein: MGWISESEDLSIFIDNEFSTLATVVSTNSSLIELSGILDLNYDPIFNGQGVSEGKQITFLVETVSVHDLRSGDRLIIKGKNYLIKGIQPIEDGKLTNLILKEDF; the protein is encoded by the coding sequence ATGGGCTGGATCTCTGAATCTGAAGACTTGTCTATCTTCATAGACAACGAATTTAGTACCTTGGCTACTGTGGTCAGTACTAACTCGTCCCTAATAGAGCTATCGGGCATACTTGACCTCAACTATGACCCGATATTTAATGGGCAAGGCGTGTCCGAAGGAAAGCAAATTACTTTTTTGGTAGAAACCGTCTCCGTTCACGACTTGCGATCGGGCGATCGCTTAATTATCAAAGGCAAGAACTATTTAATTAAAGGTATTCAGCCGATTGAAGATGGCAAGTTGACAAATTTAATTCTCAAAGAAGACTTTTAA
- a CDS encoding phage upper tail fiber protein, with protein sequence MAIYTIRANTAFTIVKQGVVYGAGEQIDLTNIEFERHKHKLEGTKLTVTPIVFESVNGKVGSSNSTVTDVIVLTQADYNAITPKSATTLYVINE encoded by the coding sequence ATGGCTATTTACACAATTAGAGCAAATACAGCTTTTACGATTGTTAAGCAAGGCGTTGTTTATGGCGCAGGAGAACAAATAGATTTGACTAATATTGAGTTTGAGCGACACAAGCATAAGTTAGAAGGAACTAAATTGACGGTTACACCAATAGTTTTTGAGAGCGTAAACGGTAAAGTTGGCTCTAGTAACAGCACCGTTACTGACGTGATTGTTTTAACACAAGCTGACTATAATGCCATAACCCCCAAGAGTGCTACTACGCTCTACGTTATTAACGAGTAA
- a CDS encoding arabinofuranosidase catalytic domain-containing protein, with protein sequence MVLLNNNYKLCLGSETIKKIHLGNDLVYSVADSIKLLLDEVPIASIAYSIRKLSTAYTGFCLRLRRESDNLEQDFGFLNGYLDSESIDAFLGASTGYVVKWYDQSDNNNHAIQPNIQYQPKLDLSSNKPALLFDDNGSNSFEFNDISNIRTLFFKLEYSSTANQVLAYLLGSDTNYDFHAGSSGVFFNTQYCSPFITNGTIKLNNSNVAANTKIPENSFVFSINTTGNLLADRISKDRYFPDRGWQGTYSELLIFSDVIDNLTTSNINQNLIDYYL encoded by the coding sequence ATGGTTTTGCTAAATAACAACTACAAGCTTTGTCTAGGTTCTGAGACGATAAAAAAGATACATTTAGGTAATGATTTAGTTTATTCCGTAGCAGATTCTATTAAATTACTTTTAGATGAAGTTCCCATAGCTTCAATTGCGTACTCTATACGCAAATTAAGCACGGCTTATACTGGTTTCTGTCTTAGGCTGAGGCGTGAGAGCGATAATTTAGAGCAAGATTTTGGCTTTTTGAACGGATACTTAGATAGCGAGAGCATTGATGCTTTTTTAGGCGCTAGTACTGGTTATGTCGTCAAATGGTATGACCAATCTGATAATAATAATCATGCTATTCAGCCTAATATTCAGTATCAACCCAAACTTGATTTAAGTAGTAATAAACCTGCTTTATTATTTGATGACAATGGTTCTAACTCTTTTGAATTTAATGACATAAGTAATATTAGAACTCTTTTTTTTAAACTTGAATATTCCAGCACGGCTAACCAAGTTTTGGCTTATTTATTGGGTAGTGACACAAACTATGATTTTCATGCTGGAAGTTCTGGTGTATTTTTTAACACACAATATTGTTCTCCTTTTATAACAAATGGAACTATAAAACTTAACAATTCTAATGTGGCTGCCAACACAAAAATACCTGAAAACTCATTTGTATTTTCAATTAACACAACAGGTAATTTGTTGGCAGATCGAATTAGTAAAGACAGATATTTTCCAGACCGTGGATGGCAAGGTACTTATTCGGAGTTATTAATATTTTCAGATGTCATAGATAATTTAACTACATCTAATATCAACCAAAATTTAATTGATTACTATTTGTGA
- a CDS encoding phage major capsid protein has product MAYSLFGGKDAIYLGFWQERRKASKNKLRFWLSGTLDCDELKPRSHFMKNILMEDLGDAFFPIDPEPNKLYRHINKHQTRFIPLQKAEVTEERTIELSVSSSTPYLRWFGYEELEHSSDSIDLSRFNDGANVLFNHNRDDYIGVIKNAWIEGEKLYNRISFDTHALAEKIYQSIKSGIIRNVSIGYEIKELVLIESADDYDRYRVKKWTPFETSIVTVPADQSVGVGRSYFVSTSRENWGEETAPLPRSSKEDQEIKEATRMPEIEINETDLIKTERERVQGIYALAQKYGNPELAKHSIGAGLSIEAARSKYLDEVTVQKQEPVATGVKPLGMSDPERRSYSFNRAVGYAAGLIPADKCGLELEVSRALEQRIGKPPQGKLYLDQSQLVSYPNGFDSSYNGGNLRNGLSHRAPYETGVPVAAGNLISTDLLSDRFIEQLYNMSAFLPMGVTYLRDLQGNIEIPREATYQNAYWIGEGQTITEDEGTFDKITLSPKKIAVISKMTYEMTVQSSIDLEQLTRNRIMRAIALEIDRTIGFGSGTGEEPLGIISHPEVNSIVLGANGGELDWAAVIAMQSELAVTNAMNQGTFGYVVNARTRGKLQTKLNQDTGAGTWIWQMGNNSAEGMIAGYRARCSNQIPNNLVKGTASNLSAAFFGDFSNVLLGIWSGLDLMANPYSQFDQAIISIRAMQMLDLNLTRGEYFVVATDIINT; this is encoded by the coding sequence ATGGCTTATAGCCTCTTCGGCGGAAAAGATGCAATTTATTTGGGTTTTTGGCAAGAACGGAGAAAAGCCTCTAAAAATAAGCTTAGGTTTTGGCTTTCGGGAACTTTAGATTGTGATGAGCTAAAACCGCGATCGCACTTTATGAAAAATATATTAATGGAAGATCTAGGAGATGCTTTTTTCCCGATAGATCCAGAGCCTAATAAATTATATAGACACATAAATAAGCACCAAACTAGATTTATTCCTCTGCAAAAGGCTGAGGTAACAGAAGAAAGAACCATTGAACTATCTGTAAGCAGCAGTACGCCTTACCTGCGCTGGTTTGGCTACGAAGAGTTAGAGCATAGCAGTGATTCTATTGACCTATCTCGCTTTAACGATGGAGCAAATGTATTGTTTAATCACAATCGAGATGATTATATTGGCGTAATCAAAAACGCCTGGATTGAAGGGGAAAAGCTTTACAACAGAATATCCTTTGATACTCATGCTTTAGCAGAAAAGATTTACCAAAGTATTAAATCTGGGATTATTCGCAACGTCTCAATTGGCTACGAAATCAAGGAATTAGTTTTGATTGAATCGGCAGATGATTACGATCGCTATCGCGTTAAGAAATGGACTCCTTTTGAGACTTCTATTGTTACCGTGCCAGCCGATCAAAGTGTGGGGGTGGGTCGAAGTTACTTTGTATCTACTTCGAGGGAAAACTGGGGGGAGGAAACGGCTCCACTCCCCCGTTCAAGTAAGGAAGACCAAGAGATAAAAGAGGCGACCCGTATGCCCGAAATTGAAATAAACGAAACCGACTTAATAAAAACCGAACGCGAACGAGTACAGGGGATTTATGCCCTAGCTCAAAAATACGGTAATCCTGAACTAGCAAAACACAGCATAGGTGCAGGTTTATCAATCGAAGCTGCTAGGTCTAAATATTTAGATGAAGTAACAGTCCAAAAACAAGAACCCGTGGCAACAGGGGTAAAGCCCCTAGGCATGAGCGACCCCGAACGCAGAAGCTACAGCTTTAACCGTGCCGTAGGTTATGCAGCAGGGTTGATTCCTGCCGATAAATGTGGGCTAGAGCTTGAGGTTAGTAGGGCTTTAGAGCAAAGGATAGGCAAGCCCCCACAGGGCAAGCTTTACCTAGATCAGTCTCAGTTAGTGTCTTACCCTAACGGGTTCGACAGTTCCTATAACGGAGGGAACCTCCGCAACGGACTGTCTCATCGCGCTCCTTATGAAACAGGTGTACCTGTTGCTGCTGGTAATTTAATTAGCACTGACTTACTTAGCGATCGCTTTATCGAGCAGCTATATAATATGTCGGCTTTTTTACCGATGGGGGTAACTTACCTGCGCGATTTGCAAGGCAACATTGAAATCCCCAGAGAAGCTACCTATCAAAATGCCTACTGGATTGGTGAAGGACAAACCATCACCGAAGACGAGGGAACTTTCGATAAGATTACTCTCTCGCCTAAAAAGATTGCCGTTATTTCTAAGATGACTTACGAGATGACTGTCCAAAGTTCTATTGACCTAGAGCAGTTAACTCGCAATCGGATCATGCGCGCGATCGCTTTGGAGATTGACCGCACCATCGGCTTTGGCTCTGGTACTGGTGAAGAACCATTGGGAATTATTTCCCACCCAGAGGTAAACAGTATTGTCCTGGGAGCAAACGGCGGTGAGCTTGACTGGGCTGCTGTGATTGCTATGCAGAGCGAATTAGCTGTGACCAACGCCATGAATCAAGGCACGTTTGGCTATGTAGTTAATGCCAGAACCAGAGGCAAGCTGCAAACCAAACTAAATCAGGATACGGGTGCGGGAACTTGGATCTGGCAAATGGGCAACAACAGTGCCGAGGGCATGATTGCTGGTTACCGTGCTAGATGCTCAAATCAAATTCCTAATAATTTAGTTAAAGGTACAGCCAGCAATTTATCGGCTGCCTTCTTTGGCGACTTTAGTAATGTCCTTTTGGGTATCTGGAGCGGTTTAGACCTCATGGCTAATCCCTACTCTCAATTTGACCAAGCGATTATTTCAATTCGCGCTATGCAAATGCTGGACTTGAATCTAACGAGAGGCGAATATTTTGTGGTGGCAACCGACATTATAAATACTTAA